The genome window AGACCAGCGAGGGGGAGGCATATCTTGGCTGGGGACCAGTGGTCAGTTGATGACAGAGTTGGCACTGGAACCCAGGCCTCCTGTCCCAACCCACTGCTCTTCCTGtttcaacagagagagagaaggcccAGTTCTTCCTGCTGTGGGAGCCCTGGGAGCTGGGGAAAGGTGGCTCCCAGTTTCCTGGGCAGCCCCCAGCTCCTACTAGCTGTCACCAGTAGGGGAGAAATAATATTAAACTGGTCCCTGAGGGATAGGCCTGAGTTGGGGCAGGCATTTCCTCCCCACCGCCTCCCACAGGGGCTTGTGATTCTGGAGCGTTTCAGGAGCAGGGCTGGGCTCCCCCCTCAAGATGGAAGAGGTGGACCCTGGCGTGTgcgctccaggagggcagggtgcTCATTGTTTTGTTATAGCTCTAGCCCTTGCCACTAAAATGTGGCCTGGCCACAGGCAtgcactacattttaaaaaagtgagtcAAGAAATGAATAAGTGACCAATGTGTTAGGGTCTGGCTCTAAGCAGAATTGTAAAGTGGACCAAGTGTGCTCTCCAGAGACTTCACGGCTACTGTTTTTGTGTCTGTCCCTCTCAGGGTCACTGCCCTGCCCCGAAGCACCTGGTTACAGAGGCTGCAGGTGACCCCTCCATCCTAAGGCATCAGAGAGAGGGAAGGTGACTCAGGAGGGAGGGTCGGTGATGGCAGACTTCCTGGCTCCTGAGGAGACGACACTTTGGGGCAGCAAAGTATGATTTCCCCTGAGTTTCAGGAAAGGTTGGCCTTGGTCTGAACACAGCAAAGAGTGAAGATGAGGGAGGCGAGAGGGTGAGCTGTGAGGGGCCCTTAGGAGCCGTGAGCAGTGGCCTGTGAGGAGGATGGAACAGCCAGCTGCAATGGCTGCCTCTTCCTGCTTGGGGAGCAGAGGACCCCCTCCCGATGGGTGCAGGACCCTCCCACTATCCCTGTCCCCAACTGGGGGCTTGGACTCACCTGGCGCAGCTTTGAGTTCTCATCAGAAGTGGGGGCTGTGGACACACTGGAGAGGACCGAGCGCGGCCGCACACGCCCCCAGGGCCTGCCACAGGGATAGCATCAGGGCCTCGCCCTCTACTCCCTATTTCCAGCTCTGAGGGCACGGGAGGCTCCTCCCAGCGGGGCAGCTCTCACTGCACCTGCCCCCTGGTGGGTGCTCTTGCTGTGAACTCCTAGACCCCCTCAGGCCCCTCCCCAAGCCACTGCCTTCCAGCTTCTGGGTTGGGTCCAGAGCCCCCAGGACCCCCCTCTGCACACCCCCAGGCTCTGAGAACAACCCCATCCCATAATGTCCATCACACCACATTCCTTAAAGCTGCTCCCGCCCTTCCCAAACtcctcctttttcattcttttcgcGGCTTCTTCTTGACCCTTCTGAGTTTTCCTTTGCTATATTAAaacagtggtggtggggggtttGCCCTGGACCGAGACAGTGAGACCTCTGCAGATCATGGACCAGTGAGGGTGGGGGCTCTGGGAGCTGAGCAAGTCCTAGCACCATCTGGGAGGGGAGGCCGTACCTGGCAGGCGGCGCGGGCGTCCCAGCCCCTGGACACCAGGCTCTGCAGCTGCGATGACTGCTGCTCCACAAACTGCTCGCACTGCGGAAGGAGACAGACACAGCGTGGGTGGACCTAGGCCCCTTTCAGGCCTTTCCTGCCTGGCTGTCCTGGCCTCTCCACTTATCTGGGTCACTCTAGGGCTCCCTGTGACCTGGCGCACGTCCAGGCATCAGCCCCCTGAATAGCTGGCATGGGCTGAAATGTAGGTTTCTGTCGGGAAAGCCAGAGACGTTGGCGGAGGGTCCTGAAACCCACATACAGGACCAGAATCTTAGCTACCACCATGCCCTCCtcccatttttcagttctagaggAAATCTTAAAGTTCATCTGGTCTTGACATCTGATATGGTGGGCAGAGGGGAGCCCTGAAAGTTGCTGGCCAGAAGAATACTGTTCGTAAAGCTGCCGCCTTGGATCCGTCTTAGTTTATGAAGGGAGTTTACTGTCACCCACAGTTAGGCCTGGGACTTTAGGATCTCTCCTTTGGCAGGTTGGTGTATCCCCAGTGAGACACACTGGGAGGAGGGATGCTGCTGAGACAGGACTGGGACCACAGAGAGAGCCCGGCCCTGCCCTGCACAGGTGGCCCCAGCATTACTCATCTCCTGATGTATAACCAGCCTCACGCTCCGTTTCCAGGGGAGGCCTGCTGCTCCTCCAAGCCCACGACCTTTGTCCAGAGGCCACTCCTGACCATAGCGGGTTTTGCCTTATTATAATCTCACCGTTGTTTGGCCTATGTCCTGTCTGACCTCCTCAAGGGCAGGGGTCCAGCCCACTCTGTGTGTCTCTGGCTGCGAAGCCTTTCCTGGCTCATCCTTCCACCCCGGGCAGACCCTGTGTCCTGAGGCCCCATTGCCTGTCCGCACCTTTTGCCTGTCCAGCCAGGAGCTGAGGCAGGCCTGGCGCATTGCCTGTGGCATGGCCTGCTCACTGCTGTTTCCTGCCTTGGTGGTCACGAACATGCAGAGGTGGCACTTGGAGTCTTGCGGCAGCCATTCTCCCGGCAGCGCCCCCAGTGCGGCAAGGCCTAGGCAAGAAAGAATCAAGGCTGCCTTCCAGAGGTGTTCAGCTCCTGTCCTTGCTGGTGCAGTGCAGGGGGACTGGAGAGAGGGTTGtgcagggctggggggaggggatgagagtgggcagtggcagggctggggccgCAGGCTCACCCATCTCAGAGCCATCCTTGCTGGAGCACCGGAGGACGAGGCCGCAGACCATCTGGGGCAGCATACGGCCCAGCAGTGAATCCAACAGTAGGACAGTGTAGCGCTCAGCCAGGCACTGACAGATGCCGCCCATCACCAGGGGTATCACGCGGCACACCTGGGACACACTCATCGCCAGGACACCCTAGGGCAGGGCCGAGAGAGGGCAGGGTGGAACTTCCCTTGCAAATCTACTCTGTGCCTGCACCAGCTGGGCACTTTGTAGACACCCTCTCGTTTCCTTCTGAGAATTATTATGCTGTTTACAGATAAGGGCATTGAGTATCATGGAGTCCAGGGGACTTACCCAGAGTCAATAAGCAAGCATAGGAGCCAGACCGTGAACCAGCTCTGACTCTAAAGACTGGACTTGCTGAAAGGGTCACGGCTAGCCTGGAGATGTGGACATTGCCAAGGTCAAACAACAGCCTGGAGGGGAGGTGGAACCACATCTATGTATTCTCTCTCCTGACGCCAGGATAAGTCTGTGGCTCCCAGAGACAGTCCCCAATGCATTCCTGGTTTCAGgagctctgggggaagccagatGTTTCCCCACCCACCACAGTTCCAAACACAGGGTTTGAGCTGaaaagcagggagggaggtggcaAGCACGTTGGCTCGTGCCTTCACTCCTTCATTCACTCGACCAATACATGTAAAGGACCTGCAGTCAACAGGCTGGCCCTGCCCCCCGCTCCTGCTTGCAGCCCCTGCTAGGAGTAAGCACAGGGAAGTGTATTCTCTGGAGTGTGATCCCTTCCACACAAGTGCATTTCACCAATTGTGCCCACGTGCTTGCATGGGAACCCACACTCGGCCTCCCCTACTGCTGCGATGGCAGATGAGTGATTCTCGCTCTGCCCCATCCACTcatggccctgcccccaccttcacAAGCGCTTCACCCTGCACTGTCCTCACTGTCCTGTCTCATTACTTCTCCCATCTGCCCATTGATTGGTCTCATCGGCATGTGAACAGGCTAATGTGACTTCCAGCATCAAAAACCTCACCCATCTCTGCTCCCCTTCCCAGAAAAAGTTCTTAAAAGAGTTGTCCCTACTCGCTGCTCCACTTCTTCCCCTCCATTCTCCCCAGAGCCCACTCGATTTGGGCTTCTGCCCCATCACGCCTCCAAAACAGCTCTCAAGGTCACAACAACCTCTGTTGTCAGTCCTGGGTCGTCTTGATCTCCCTGCAGCTTCCAGCCGCGGTGACCACTCCTTCCTTCTGGAAATGCTTTCTCCTTTCAGCGTCCCCCCACTTCACTGGCTGTCCTCCTCCCGCTCTTTGGCTTGTGTTTGCTTTTGCTTGACCgggcctcctcccccaccctgtccccaccaGTCCCTGGCTGACCCCACCCATTCCCTTGGATTTAAATCTTGTCCATAGCCAGAAACTCTCAGATTGCTGTCTGTGACCTGACCCTTCCCCTAAGGCTTGGGTATTCGCCTGCCGGCTTGTATGTCACATAAGGTGTCTTGATCTTATCACGGATAGGAAAGAACTCCTTTTTTGCTCTGCCCAAGCCTGTTTCTCTTCAGGTTTATCCACCTCAGCTGGTGGCGTTATCAAGGATCTGCTTCCTCAAGCTGAAGTCCACAGAGTCATCCTTGGTTCCTCGCTGGCCCTCACTCCCCAAGTCCCATTCGTCACCGAATCCTGCTGAGCCGACCTCCCAAACACATCCTGTCTCCCCTCTTGGTTCCATCCCTTCCCCTATCTTCTCTCATTTTGCTGTCTGCAGAGATCTCCTAAATATTCTCCTTGCTTTCACACGTGCCTCCCATCTGCCCAATGCATTCTTCAAACAGCGGGAGAGTGATCTCTCTAATAAATCAGATCATGGCATCCCCTGCTTGAAACCCTTCACTAGCTGTAAATCGCATTCAGAATCAAATCCGCGCTTCTTACCTCAGCTTAGCTCTTTCCACGTGGCCCTGCTGTGTCTACctttctgctcccttctcctACTACTCCCGCAGTCCTGCCTGCTGGAACCACACTGGCTCTCTGTTCCCCAAGCTTGCCAAGCTCACTCTTGCTCGAGGCCGTTTGCCCATCAGGGCCTTGGTGACCTCTAGGTCTCAGCTTCATCATCACCTCCTCAGAGACTCTCCCTGACCAACCAGCCTAAACCCCACCCTCACGTCACCGTCCATCacctcatttttactttattttttgacTGGACTGGGTAATCTGAGCTGCTCTCCCCTTGGCCCTGGtgcccacacccacccacccagacaTCCACCCACAGCCAGAGTGACCCAGCTGGCATCCAGCAGACCTGGGTTTCCCACAGGGATTTTCTCGCATCTGTGAGAGGTCAGCAGGCTCTGATTGTGGGTCTCTAGGAAGGTGTGCTGGCACTCAGTGTAAATAACAATAAGGAAAGCCGAGCTTGGTGGTGACCAGGATGTTGCTTTCTATGGGCACCTTTGCTAGCGTGGATCTGCTGTCACAGGTCCTAGTTATGGAGGACTGGAGGAGGGTGGCACCAGGTGGTAGTGGCACTGGCCCAGCCCCTTCTGGAAGGACCTCAGCAGGTGCTTCTTTAGCCTAGAGTCTCCTGCCCAGAGTGACACTTGTCACCTCCTCTCTCACCAGCCTGCATCCTAAACCCTCAAGCTGGCTCCAACTCCTGCCTAGATGCCTGTCCACAGTTGTCCACACTATAGGGAAACTTGCCGCGGAAATGCTGAAATGTAAGCAGTCAGTGTGGGCTTATGGTGGGGCTTTGTGGAGAGTTGTGGCTGGGGAGGTAGTTTGGCATCTGCTCAAGGGTTTGCCCAAACAGTGGAGAACTGCTTACCTCATCTGTTTTCATTCTCTGCTCGGAACCTATTACTACCCgaaaaaaaagagaatctctCCACCACAGTGCCAACTCAGGAAAGCAGGGACTTCGTCTGTTGCCATGAGCCCTCAGTGACCAGATGGCTAGGGGGGTCCATCTGAGAAGGGCTGATGGCGCAGAGCCTCTCCTCACTTGGGCCCCATTTCAGGGCACGGGAAGACTGGGCGATGGTCACTACAGGTCTGGAAGATTCCAAATTCTGCACAGGTAGGGAGGGGAGTCCATCTGTGGAAGTTCTCCTTTTGAAAAACTAAGACACCTTTTCTACAGAGACCACTGGGGATTCTTTTCCATCAGGTGCTGAACTGCTGGAGGACCAGACCGGGTCTTGTCCATTTTTGTGCTTTGATGCTTGGCATGGTGCCTGCCTGGCGTATAGTGGGGGCCTAACATTTGACGAATGAACTCTAGGCTTGGCAGCTACCGAGCCTGAGCCTGAGCTCCAGGGTCTGCAGGGTGAGGGCAATGCACGAGAATGGCTCTCCTCCTAACTTCCGGCAGCCAGCTGGGCCCTGAAGGGCGTgtgaggaggggtgggagaaggtagggctgtgggggtggggctcacCTTGGGAACCACAGCTTGGATCCGCTTGATCAAAGTCCTGCAGAACCAGCAgatggggagggggatggggaacTGCTGCTCGGAGAGCTCCTGGGGGAGAGAATGACAGGTGGGAGCTGGGCTGGGCACTGGGCGGCTGGGCACTGGGCATCCTCCGggctctgcccccctccccctcctgcctcaggctctgcctAGAGGTCTCCCGGTTCTGCCTCTCCCAGGGCCCAAGTGCTCGCAGGCCTTGGCTGTGTCCTAGCGTTTTGGATCCCCACCTATCAGGTGAGGGGCCACCAGTGTGGGGCCTCCCTCACCTGTGTCTGAGGCCCGGGCCTCGCTTGGTGGGCCTGGGGCAGCACGGCCCACTTGTCCAGCAGACGGTCCAACAGCTCCGGCTCCTGCCCTGGCTCTGGACGCCCGGGTTTGCACAGGCCCAGGTGCTCACAGATGGACTTTGGGTTCTAGGGAACAACGCAGGGAGAAGGGGTGGTCAGGCTGGCTCAAAGACTCAGGGAATAGGACCACTGTCTTTGGGCCTGGAGTGGGGGAGCAGGCTGGATGGGGCTGTGGTTTACAACCGTGGGGGAGACAAAAGGCAGAGATGGGGCCATGTGGAGATTTTGGGGCAGGTATCTGGGAATGTCTGTGAATGAACGAGAGCATGTATGTTCATGAGAATGAATAAAcgtacacatgtgtgtgtatgtgagagtgTATGTGTGAGTCTGTAATGGGTTGGTTTTGTGTGAGATTGAGTGTGTAGCTGAGTGTGTGACCAAGTGTGTTTGTGTGAAGGGTGTGTGTGGTGCTCGTAAGTGTGCAGGCCCGCTGTGTACAGCTGAGCCGCTGGGGCTGTGAGCTGTGTGCCTGGCTGAGGGGCACTGTTTCCTGGACCGGTTGTGGGCAGGGTCTGCGTGTGTGGTGCGTGTGTTGGGCTGGCgttctgtgggtgtgtgtgtctcTGGGTTGGGTGGGCatggcaggcagggcagggcccTCACAATCTGGTTCTGGAAGTAGTCGATGACCAGCGGGAAGTAGATGTCCACTATTTGGTGGCAATGGGGCACCAGCAGCTTCATGGGGAGGATGTCACACTCATGCTCCAGGGACTTCCGCATCATGTCCTGGCAGGCAGGCGGGAGCCAACAAGGATGGAAAGGGGACAGTCAGCCTAGCCTCCCTGAGGTCTGCCTCTGCCCGAGTCCCTGCACAGGCCACCACCAGGCAGACTGGCTACCTTTTCCCCAGGGCACTGGAGTTCAGAGAGCACCAAAGAGTTAAGTAGCTGGGCACAGGTAGGGACCCTTCCCCGTAGGAATAACCGAGTTTACTCCCAGCGCCCTCTTCTGGCCAGGAAGCACCTGGAGGGCTCACCCATGGCCTGGAAATGGCCCCTTTAAGGGGCTaacctcttctcccttccctgtcccccatCTCTTGGTCCCCAAGCCTCATCGAGGGTCTGGGCCTCATCACCTGGACAGTGGCCTCCTTGGTCATCTTGGTGAGGGTGTGGACGATGTCCTCACATTCCTGGCACAGGTCATCCTGGGGAGGGGTCCCACAGTGGGAGACATGAGCTGGGGCATGCTCCCAGCTCAAGTGCGTGAGGCTGTTTCAGGCAGAGGGCGACAGGGCACGCCCAGGCACAGGCAACTGCCCGCAGCCTCATCCCACCCCATCCATCCCATGTGGGGGCTCCTCCAATCCCTCAGGCCCATCCAGAGCCTACTGAGCACCCTGTACCCCCGCCCTTCAGTCCTGTGGGTCCGTGGGGGGTACTCACAGCTCCTGCGTGTCCCCAGACCTCCTGTAGGCAGTGCCCCAGTGCTCTGCATTGCAGTGCTTGCTCCAGGCTTTGGCACCAAAACTCGGGGCCCTGGGCACAGGCCTGGGATGAGGTGGCCCACACAGCTGCTGTTGGGGGCCAGAGCAACCTTGGGATCCAGGCCGTATCTGGTGCCCTGACCTCACCCACACTCCAAACCCAGGTTCATGGGTAACGCGTGGCCGTTAAACATGCAGGAGTCAGTTCTGGGTTCCACCTGCTCTAGTgcccaccagctgtgtgaccttggacaagccctGGAGCCTCTCAGAGCTTCAGCTCACTCATCTTCAACATGAGGATAATACCCAGAGTAGggaaatgcctggcacagagccagGGCTCAGTAAATGGTGGAGACGGCCCTGATACCTGTCCACACCTGGCCCCAGGTcggagggaggtgaggagaggcTGGGGAGACTCACCGGCACCTGAGCCGCAGAGtgtgggcagcagcagcagccacagcagcaggTGTGACTTGGCCATGATGCCTCCGCAGCCTGGATGGTCTGCTTGGGGCGAGGGAGCTTAtagctgggggcaggggtgcgGGGGCAGGGCTGTGCGGCAGCAGCAGTGACCTCAGTGTTTGCCTTTGTCCTGGAGGGCCCTCCAGGTGCTTTGATCCCACCTTTTCCCAGCAGAGACACTCCTGCCTGTCCCTTCCCCCATGCCTGTTCCTGTTCCCTTTGCGACCTGCCTTAACTCCCATGGGCCTAGACTGGACCCCTGGCTCCCTCTAACCAGGGGGCTTTTGAGCCTCCACATCTGGTCCCATCTCTCTGGGCTatgggagggaaactgaggcaaggcgAGGGAAGCCAGAGTgaccccctcccttccccaccccaggcctgttGGGCTTCCTCTGCTCTTGAGCAAAGCTCTGAAGAGCTTCCTGCTTGGCTCTTGACTCCGGGCAAGCACCGGAGGGCAAACAGAGGACCCTCCTAGGCCACATACCCCCCTCGTCCTTACCCTTCCTCCCAGAAACTCCTCTGTTTCTATGGACGCATGGTTCATGGTTGACCTTAGTCAGAAGAGTGTTTACATGAaacaagaggaaacaaaatgcTGGGAAGTCTGAGACAAGGACATGGGAGCTGAGGTTCCCAGGTGGATCTAGGACAGCTCCATCCAGGGGATGTGACCGTGTCCccggggtggggcctggggcatAGCAGGAGATTGAGGAGAAGGAAACTGTCCTCTGCACCTGCGGAGGCTCTTGGGTCAGGCCCCACGGGGCAGGGCACACCCAAGAAAAAACACCCTCTGACGCTGGGGCGGACACGATTgccagtggagggaggagagcaTTCACTCCTTGCCGTCACCTGGGTGATCAGTTTACCTGATTACTGAGGAGCCCTCTAGACGCTGGGGGGTGCTCCAATATTCACAGTGTGGGCAAGGCAGGGGTTCGTACCATGAGGAAAATAGTGGGACACACGGTGGTCAAGTGGCACCCTCGAGGTCACACAGGGATTTGTGTAGCTTCTGTTGGCCTCAAGCCCTTGTCAACATGACAAACCCAGTGGCCATCATGGGAGTTGACCAAGAGTGTATGTACATGAGTGACCAAAGGCTGGGAGCCCTGTGAGTTCCATACAAGCTCAAGAAGGCGGGATTGGCATGTGCTTGTAACTTAGTGTCAAACAAATGGTCCCAGCTGTATCTGGTGTGGATACAATCAGGCCCCACTGAGAGTGGGGTTTGGTGGACGGCTGCCTGCAGGGCTGTATTGGTCAGGGTAGTctcactgctgtaacaaagccCTGGAGTCCACTGGCTTCCCACAGGACGCACTTATTTCTCACCCACGTCGCAGTGCCTCGGGTGGGGAGGCTCTGGTTCAGTCTCAGGGCTCCAGACGCCCCCCCCTGCTTGCCCTGCTGTCCCTCGGAGCTTGGAGTCCCCCTGGGATCCTGTGCATTTGGCTGCAGGACACAGAGCGAAAGAGTGGAAGATAGTGAGGGAAGGTTtggggcccaggcctgggagTGGTGTCCTTCATTTCTTCCGTCAGTTCAGTGGCTAGAACTCGGTCACGTGTTCCCACTAAACCGCGGGGAAGCTGGCAGATGTAATGTTCCTGTGTGCCCAGAGGGAAAGGCAAATGGAGTAGTCGCAAATCCACCAAACTGAACACAAAACTATGTGTTTATGTGGAGTTTTCTGAATAGTGATTTCATGGCTCCCATCAAATCCTCAAGGAGGGATCAGTGTCTGTTGAGAACTGCCATTCAAGAccataaaataaaggaaacacaaaaaaaccagCCCTTGGCCAAGCTGCCCTGGCCCTGGACATGGGGAGGGTGTCCTGCCTCATGGTGGCTGCGATGGGCCCCTGCTTCCTCTTGCTCTGACGCCTCttgctctatctatctatctatctatctatctatctatctatctatctatctatctatctatctatcatctatcctgCCAGCAGTCCTAGGCTGAGGTGCTAAGGAGTGCGATAAAGGGGCCCCTTGTGATAAgtctgtggttttttttgtttgtttattactgctaacatttaaataaactttatgcTGCACGTgtatatataaaagtaaacatatatatatgcacacatccTATTAATGCTTTTATTACAATGTACTTTTTTGTTACCAAATATCTGTCGACATAAGAACATCCAAACTTGTAgagaattttcataaaatttatttgagaCCAAACTGACAACATACGCTGGGGAataagatctcaaatgctctggagaacgacagttttgctgtttcttttatgcatttggaattaaggagggaatttaAGGAAGATGACGTGAAAGTggggaaagcaaggcagggattggattacaggataatTAACAAGATGCTGTGCTCTCTTGAAGATTAATACCTGCGTCCAGGGGtattacttctggtatttcaaaggtgtctTAACCTCATAGCAGCCTTTCTTAGCACAGTTCTTTCTTACATCTTGCTTTCTTTCAAAAGAAGGAATTTCCCCTGGAGGGGGAAGGAGTATGGACAATAAAACTTAGGAGTTTATGAAGCGCTTTCATTCACGCATTCATCTGACCAGATAACAGCTGATGATGTGGGAGCTGGAAAAACGGAGGTCACTGACCTCGTGGACTTGACGGCTCTTGGGGGCCCCTGACCAATGATCAGAGTTGGGGCACTGCCCAGGCCTGGGGAGACAGAGGAGACTCTAGGGGCCATGGGACAGCTCAACAGAGACTTGAGGAAGAATAGAAGTTGGCTTCAAAATAAGGGGACAGGATTGGAAAAAGGCTCTCGGCACAGGGAATGGCTCCTGCAAAGAAAGGCCTGGGCAAAGGGAGCTCGGGGGGCAGGGACAGAGGTCATTTTGTCCCGTTTGATGTGAGGCCCTGCTGCGCAGTGAGTTCAGAATGGTGAGGAGCTTAGTGGGGAGTAATGGCCAGACCCCAGCCTCCAGCTCCCTGGTCTATTCCTGAGCAGCCCAGTGGCTCTGCACCCTGGGTATGGATGGGCACCAGGaccattctctttttcttccctctgtctccccAGGCTCCCCAAGATTCTGATGCTAATGGCCAATGTTGGCTTTGATCTTCCTCACGACCCTTTCTTCTTGGCTGGTGACTTCTTGATCAATAAAACTTCCTTTACTCCGAACtctgatgttttgagttttggccttttgaaATGTCGGGCATACGGAATTTGGACCGATAACATTAtcatgaggtcatactggattagcaTGGGCCTTGATTcaagactggtgtccttataagaagaggaagatggGGGCATAGAATATCacgtgatgatggaggcagagattgaagcAGCCATTAGCCAAGGTCCACCAAGAATTGTAGCAACGACCAGAAACTGGGAAGGACTCTCCCTCAGAGCcctcagagggagcatggccctgagaacaccttgatttcagacttacagcctccagaactgcaagaggataaatattttgttttaggcCACCCAGTTTAGTAATTTGCTATGTCAGGCCCAGGAAACTAACAGAGCTGCCCACCCCATTTCTCCTTTGCCCACATCAGGAGCCTGAGCTCCTATTTTCCAAACCTGAATGAAGAGCTGCCATGTACATGGGAAGCACAATGGTGGTCaaagaggctgtgtgtgtgtgtgtgtgtgtgtgtgtgtgtgtgtgtgtgttctgtgccAAAGCGTCTGACCACAGTGGAGGCCCTGGGGAGGATCTGGGTTTCACATCTCGATGCAGAATAGGTTCGCAGTGTGTCTGCAATGGGTGACGCTTGGCTTCAGCGTCACAGATGTTCTTTTCCCACCTCTGTCAGGTGTTCCCTCCATGTCTAACTGGACACTTTCACAGGAAGGAGATGTGCCTGTCTTGTTCATCATTGATTCTCAGGACCCAGTGCAATGCGGGGGGCATTGGTGGCTGCCTAACCGACTGAATATCATTCCTTCATTTTTGTGCTAATAGAACCCAAATTTTGTCCAGATTCTGGGTGTTTTCGAGAgctgatttttcttctctcagctcCGGAGATGCACCATAATTAGGCCAAGCCATTCCCCTTTGCCAGTAATTACTTTGGGGTGAGCATGTGTTCAAGTTATGGTTAATTAGACATGATGGAAATCTTCTGGGGGCAGCAGAGGTTGGTGTACttctgggaaatgtttcttttctggtTAAAAAGGACAGATGGGGAGAAATGCCTCTTTGTCCCTTTGGACATTCCTATGCAAATATGTGATGTTGGAGCAATGGCACCCATCCTGTGCCAAGGAGGGAGAAAcaagagaagcacagagaagcaACTCAGAACCCTATCCTGACTGAGCTGCCAATTTAACTAATCCTGAaccctttttattctgtttatataaTCTCTCATCAGATATTCTGTTATGTGCAGCCCAAATCATCTTAGTCAAAGTTAGAAGGAAGGTTAGATAGAAAGaaggaataaggaaagaaagaagtaaataaaaaaggaagaaagaaagggagagagaaaaggaaggaaggaaggaaggaaggaaggaaggaaggaaggaaggaaggaagtccaTTCTTTCCATCCTTTATAA of Rhinolophus sinicus isolate RSC01 linkage group LG05, ASM3656204v1, whole genome shotgun sequence contains these proteins:
- the SFTPB gene encoding pulmonary surfactant-associated protein B isoform X1, giving the protein MAKSHLLLWLLLLPTLCGSGAAAVWATSSQACAQGPEFWCQSLEQALQCRALGHCLQEVWGHAGADDLCQECEDIVHTLTKMTKEATVQDMMRKSLEHECDILPMKLLVPHCHQIVDIYFPLVIDYFQNQINPKSICEHLGLCKPGRPEPGQEPELLDRLLDKWAVLPQAHQARPGPQTQELSEQQFPIPLPICWFCRTLIKRIQAVVPKGVLAMSVSQVCRVIPLVMGGICQCLAERYTVLLLDSLLGRMLPQMVCGLVLRCSSKDGSEMGLAALGALPGEWLPQDSKCHLCMFVTTKAGNSSEQAMPQAMRQACLSSWLDRQKCEQFVEQQSSQLQSLVSRGWDARAACQALGACAAALGPLQCVHSPHF
- the SFTPB gene encoding pulmonary surfactant-associated protein B isoform X2; this encodes MAKSHLLLWLLLLPTLCGSGAAVWATSSQACAQGPEFWCQSLEQALQCRALGHCLQEVWGHAGADDLCQECEDIVHTLTKMTKEATVQDMMRKSLEHECDILPMKLLVPHCHQIVDIYFPLVIDYFQNQINPKSICEHLGLCKPGRPEPGQEPELLDRLLDKWAVLPQAHQARPGPQTQELSEQQFPIPLPICWFCRTLIKRIQAVVPKGVLAMSVSQVCRVIPLVMGGICQCLAERYTVLLLDSLLGRMLPQMVCGLVLRCSSKDGSEMGLAALGALPGEWLPQDSKCHLCMFVTTKAGNSSEQAMPQAMRQACLSSWLDRQKCEQFVEQQSSQLQSLVSRGWDARAACQALGACAAALGPLQCVHSPHF